The Geoglobus acetivorans genome window below encodes:
- a CDS encoding enoyl-CoA hydratase-related protein — MEYKKIKYSLEGDTAWILLANPPLNIVDLEMMRELISALDVAENEAEIVVISHEGKHFSAGAEIKEHYPDKAPDLIGTFTELILKILNSEKITVCAVRGYALGGGFEIPLACDVILASSNAKLGVPEITLAHYPPVAIALLPHMIGWKNAFDLITTGEAVDAHRAREMGIVSRVFEQESFDEDVKKYVNGLLEKSPIALKLAKKALKKSTAVDFGKVLGEVNRIYLNELIKTEDAVEGLNAFLEKRKPEWKGR, encoded by the coding sequence ATGGAGTACAAAAAAATAAAGTACAGCCTTGAAGGAGATACAGCGTGGATACTGCTTGCGAACCCCCCTCTCAACATCGTTGACCTCGAAATGATGAGGGAACTGATATCTGCACTTGATGTGGCGGAAAATGAGGCGGAAATTGTTGTGATATCCCACGAGGGGAAGCACTTCAGTGCTGGAGCTGAAATCAAGGAACACTATCCGGATAAAGCCCCAGATCTGATAGGGACGTTCACGGAACTCATTCTGAAGATCCTGAACAGCGAAAAAATCACGGTTTGTGCTGTCAGGGGTTACGCACTCGGAGGGGGATTCGAGATTCCTCTCGCATGCGATGTGATTCTCGCTTCCAGCAACGCCAAGCTTGGAGTGCCGGAAATCACCCTCGCACATTATCCACCGGTGGCAATAGCGCTTCTCCCCCACATGATAGGATGGAAAAACGCATTCGACCTGATAACAACGGGAGAGGCCGTTGATGCTCACAGAGCGAGAGAGATGGGCATAGTGTCGAGGGTGTTTGAGCAGGAGAGTTTTGACGAGGATGTGAAAAAATACGTGAACGGGCTGCTTGAAAAATCCCCCATTGCGCTGAAACTTGCAAAGAAAGCATTGAAAAAATCCACAGCCGTGGACTTCGGAAAAGTGCTGGGGGAGGTTAACAGAATTTACCTGAACGAGCTTATAAAGACGGAGGATGCCGTTGAAGGCCTCAACGCATTTCTCGAAAAGAGGAAGCCAGAGTGGAAGGGAAGGTGA
- a CDS encoding GNAT family N-acetyltransferase has product MGSKSEGPVIRPMRKDDFDDVVRIDSQYTGERREEYFKRLFDEVLNSEYGVVISLAAEYDGRVVGFVAGSVFSGEFGIPESVAYLTTIGVDKEFSGKGIGRELFDQFVTNARAIGVKKIYTMVDWGDKMLFDFFRNSGFRPSSTMLTLELEIP; this is encoded by the coding sequence ATGGGTTCGAAATCTGAAGGCCCTGTGATAAGGCCCATGAGGAAGGACGATTTTGATGACGTCGTTAGGATAGATTCTCAGTACACCGGGGAGAGGAGGGAGGAGTATTTCAAGAGGCTCTTCGATGAGGTTCTGAACTCAGAATACGGGGTTGTGATATCTCTCGCTGCGGAATATGATGGCAGAGTGGTCGGGTTTGTGGCTGGGAGTGTTTTTTCCGGTGAGTTTGGAATCCCCGAGAGCGTTGCCTATCTGACCACGATCGGAGTTGACAAGGAGTTCTCCGGCAAGGGCATTGGAAGGGAGCTTTTTGATCAGTTTGTCACCAACGCAAGGGCGATAGGAGTGAAAAAGATATACACAATGGTTGACTGGGGAGACAAAATGCTGTTTGACTTCTTCAGGAACTCAGGATTCAGGCCATCATCGACAATGTTAACCCTTGAGCTTGAGATTCCTTAA
- a CDS encoding ferredoxin produces the protein MIAQYGYRDGSGTYYISIDTDLCDGCADLETPKCIEVCPSGVFEVGEDEIDPFRDEPVAKVREDHRNKIRFSCAPCKPASGWEIEKLACVSSCPKNAINHSW, from the coding sequence ATGATTGCGCAGTACGGATATAGGGACGGTTCCGGTACGTACTACATAAGCATTGACACTGACCTGTGCGATGGCTGTGCTGACCTTGAAACCCCGAAATGCATCGAAGTCTGCCCGTCCGGAGTTTTCGAGGTTGGAGAGGATGAGATTGATCCCTTCAGGGATGAACCTGTGGCGAAGGTTAGGGAGGATCACAGAAACAAGATCAGGTTCAGCTGCGCCCCATGCAAACCCGCTTCGGGCTGGGAGATTGAGAAGCTGGCATGTGTTTCCTCATGTCCCAAGAATGCGATAAATCACTCCTGGTGA
- a CDS encoding AsnC family transcriptional regulator, producing the protein MEFDLRTPIVRLDRTKIVILKEKIEDPNITTRKLSEILKKKYGISLSHARIAEIIKEMRETEIFRETVIPNENYFIFSFMEISFNNQNFSENWRRAYEYLINSPNVMLFFITDGTHRWKFIMVFRTFQEVSKWVHSFLKEYGDFVQDLNVLIIYRILKFKFDEKLLEELITSSETM; encoded by the coding sequence ATGGAGTTCGATCTCAGGACACCAATTGTAAGGCTTGACAGGACCAAAATAGTTATTCTGAAGGAGAAGATCGAAGATCCGAACATAACGACGAGAAAGCTCAGCGAAATTCTGAAGAAGAAATACGGGATATCTCTGAGTCATGCCAGAATCGCAGAGATAATCAAGGAGATGAGAGAGACAGAGATTTTCAGGGAGACAGTCATACCGAACGAGAACTACTTCATTTTCAGCTTCATGGAGATCAGCTTCAACAACCAGAACTTTTCAGAGAACTGGAGAAGGGCGTACGAGTATCTGATCAACTCGCCAAACGTGATGCTGTTCTTCATAACCGACGGCACCCACAGGTGGAAGTTCATAATGGTCTTCAGGACTTTTCAGGAGGTCTCAAAATGGGTCCACAGCTTCCTGAAGGAATACGGCGACTTTGTTCAGGATCTGAACGTTCTAATAATCTACAGAATCCTGAAATTCAAGTTTGACGAAAAGCTTCTCGAGGAACTCATAACTTCCTCTGAGACAATGTAA
- a CDS encoding 2-hydroxyacyl-CoA dehydratase has protein sequence MTTSVDDMPQMKKFREWFENRHEYAKKWKEKTGGRVVGYYCTYVPEEILYAAEILPVRVLGSHEPESITRPYLHDMYCPFCHDTLAQGLQGRYNYLDGVTLAQSCLHMRQSYFSFADRVPNIEWSYYLPFPHGVNNPHAGDFAKHEFEKFKESVEEWTGAKISDSDLDRAIEVYNRSRELLTKVFELRKAENPPITGLHAMLIVVSSQVVDKEEHNEVLESFLEEVAEVEPDREVGTRLMLIGSEDYDIELFELIEYGMSYPATFVFEENCTGSRYFWGAVENGGDRIKALAERYVYRVPCPAKDWARGDFFGRRRFQFIENVIKEWNVDAVIIAQMKFCDPHELDIPSLRDMLDRMGVRHLHLELDLTQPVGQFRTRVEAMIEAMGEEDLFI, from the coding sequence ATGACTACGTCTGTCGATGATATGCCCCAGATGAAGAAATTCAGGGAATGGTTCGAAAACAGGCACGAATATGCGAAGAAGTGGAAGGAAAAAACAGGTGGCAGGGTCGTCGGCTACTACTGCACCTACGTACCTGAAGAGATACTGTACGCGGCAGAAATCCTCCCCGTGAGAGTTCTCGGATCACATGAGCCGGAGAGCATAACCAGGCCATATCTTCACGATATGTACTGTCCGTTCTGCCATGACACTCTCGCCCAGGGATTGCAGGGCAGGTACAACTACCTTGACGGTGTTACACTTGCTCAGTCATGCCTCCACATGAGACAGTCGTATTTCAGCTTCGCAGACAGGGTGCCGAACATTGAATGGAGCTATTATCTGCCGTTTCCCCATGGAGTGAACAACCCTCATGCAGGCGATTTTGCAAAACACGAGTTTGAGAAATTCAAGGAATCTGTCGAGGAATGGACTGGCGCAAAAATTTCCGATTCTGATCTTGACAGAGCGATTGAAGTTTACAACAGGAGCAGGGAACTTCTGACAAAGGTGTTCGAGCTGAGGAAGGCCGAGAATCCCCCCATTACCGGACTGCATGCAATGCTGATTGTCGTGTCTTCACAGGTGGTTGACAAGGAGGAACACAACGAGGTTCTGGAGAGCTTCCTGGAGGAGGTTGCCGAAGTTGAACCTGACAGGGAGGTTGGGACGAGGCTGATGCTCATAGGCAGTGAGGATTACGATATCGAGCTTTTCGAGCTGATCGAGTACGGGATGAGCTACCCTGCAACGTTTGTCTTCGAGGAAAACTGCACGGGTTCGAGGTATTTCTGGGGGGCTGTGGAGAATGGTGGAGACAGGATAAAGGCCCTTGCCGAGAGGTACGTTTACAGGGTCCCGTGTCCTGCAAAGGACTGGGCAAGGGGCGACTTCTTTGGAAGGAGGAGGTTCCAGTTTATTGAGAACGTCATAAAGGAGTGGAACGTTGATGCCGTGATCATCGCCCAGATGAAGTTCTGCGATCCTCACGAGCTTGACATACCCTCTCTCAGAGACATGCTTGACAGGATGGGTGTCAGACACCTCCATCTCGAGCTTGACCTCACGCAGCCTGTTGGGCAGTTCAGAACGAGAGTCGAGGCCATGATTGAGGCCATGGGTGAGGAGGACCTGTTTATTTAG
- the bzdO gene encoding benzoyl-CoA reductase, bzd-type, subunit O, with protein MGVKVRPFECWDDFKKYRMEYYRNYLEAKENGSIRWAGSAWAFDPVPAGLGEDVYPLTGEPYGATAAFFRDFSMRALETIERKGAARDLCGYMRNYWGSVAMDKYLLADGAEIEPFPKPDFNFTIHICCTHAKWYHYAAELEGGVPTYAVDISVGPGYLLNDKKIEYVVRQLEDAIQWMEKVTGREYDDELLIRAVENEARSMTLWSKICKLNQNTPAPMEEKSMFSFYVMTLLRRSDEKIVKLYEKLYKEVESRVKRGIGALTQEQFRFVTDNPPPWPFLKVYRYLEENYGAVSVGSIYTFGLGAAWLGMDEKGENWIWEPAPTPEEAGYEIHDRRSALWWTAMFNLKYRASWQHEYSHWIRKQETYQMVKDWKADAIIMHLNRGCELWNMSTLEVRDYLVRNGVSVATYEGNMADPREFDEARTFNVIDSFMQSLGIEKLT; from the coding sequence ATGGGAGTCAAGGTTAGGCCTTTTGAATGCTGGGATGATTTCAAGAAGTACAGAATGGAGTATTATAGGAATTATCTGGAAGCCAAGGAGAATGGCAGCATCAGGTGGGCAGGTTCAGCATGGGCGTTTGATCCGGTTCCGGCGGGGCTGGGAGAGGACGTTTATCCGCTCACCGGCGAACCCTACGGCGCCACGGCTGCGTTTTTCAGGGACTTCTCCATGAGGGCTTTGGAAACCATCGAGAGGAAGGGTGCTGCAAGAGACCTCTGCGGGTACATGAGGAACTACTGGGGCAGCGTGGCGATGGACAAATATCTGCTTGCCGACGGTGCCGAAATTGAGCCGTTCCCGAAACCGGACTTCAACTTCACGATTCACATCTGTTGCACTCATGCAAAATGGTACCACTATGCTGCCGAGCTTGAGGGGGGCGTGCCGACATACGCTGTCGACATCTCGGTTGGGCCGGGCTACCTGCTGAATGACAAGAAAATAGAATACGTGGTGAGGCAGCTCGAGGATGCGATTCAGTGGATGGAGAAGGTTACGGGCAGGGAGTACGATGACGAACTCCTGATTAGGGCTGTTGAGAATGAGGCGAGATCGATGACCCTGTGGTCGAAGATCTGCAAGCTGAACCAGAACACCCCCGCACCGATGGAAGAGAAGTCGATGTTCTCGTTCTACGTCATGACTCTGCTCAGGAGGAGCGATGAGAAGATTGTGAAGCTGTACGAAAAGCTCTACAAGGAGGTTGAGAGCAGGGTTAAAAGAGGTATTGGGGCTCTGACCCAGGAGCAGTTCCGCTTTGTTACGGACAACCCGCCACCCTGGCCGTTTCTGAAGGTTTACAGGTATCTCGAGGAGAATTACGGCGCTGTTTCTGTCGGCTCAATCTACACGTTTGGCCTTGGTGCGGCCTGGCTGGGCATGGATGAGAAGGGTGAGAACTGGATCTGGGAGCCGGCTCCAACGCCCGAAGAGGCCGGTTACGAGATCCACGACAGGAGGAGCGCCCTCTGGTGGACGGCGATGTTCAACCTGAAGTACAGAGCCTCGTGGCAGCACGAGTACTCTCACTGGATAAGGAAACAGGAGACGTACCAGATGGTGAAGGACTGGAAGGCGGATGCCATCATAATGCACCTCAACAGGGGATGCGAGCTCTGGAACATGTCCACTCTTGAGGTGAGAGATTATCTCGTCAGGAATGGTGTCTCAGTTGCGACATACGAAGGAAACATGGCTGATCCGAGAGAATTTGACGAGGCGAGGACGTTCAACGTCATAGACTCGTTCATGCAGAGTCTGGGAATTGAAAAGCTAACTTAA
- a CDS encoding acyl-CoA dehydratase activase translates to MVVAGIDVGSKMAKVVIMDGDRNILSYVMARTGTDHGKTSEEVLNEALEKAGLKREDLEKIVATGFGKISVPFADDEVTQVIAAGKGAYFVRPSARTVIEVGAEESRAISLDENGNVKDFALADKCAAGAGSFVDAMIRYLEVTPEEFGQLALKATRAIPMNAQCVVFAESEVVSLLHSNVPKAEISRAIHDAIADRVIAIARRLDIRDDVLLIGGLANDIGFIESMKRELGKDVYVPEDYPPELVPAIGAALSAVQGVR, encoded by the coding sequence ATGGTTGTTGCGGGTATCGATGTGGGAAGCAAGATGGCAAAAGTCGTTATTATGGATGGGGATAGGAACATACTCTCCTACGTCATGGCGCGAACCGGCACAGACCATGGAAAAACCTCTGAGGAAGTTCTGAATGAGGCACTTGAGAAGGCAGGACTGAAGAGAGAGGATCTGGAAAAAATTGTTGCCACAGGTTTTGGCAAGATCTCCGTGCCCTTTGCGGATGACGAGGTTACGCAGGTGATTGCCGCAGGAAAGGGCGCCTACTTCGTAAGGCCTTCAGCAAGGACGGTGATTGAGGTTGGTGCTGAAGAGAGCAGGGCAATAAGTCTTGACGAAAACGGCAACGTCAAGGATTTTGCTCTTGCAGACAAATGCGCCGCCGGAGCCGGTTCATTTGTTGATGCGATGATAAGGTATCTCGAAGTCACTCCCGAGGAGTTCGGTCAGCTTGCTCTCAAGGCAACAAGGGCAATCCCGATGAACGCTCAGTGTGTGGTCTTTGCGGAATCCGAGGTGGTTTCACTGCTGCACTCCAACGTCCCGAAGGCCGAGATTTCGAGGGCAATACACGACGCCATAGCTGACAGGGTCATCGCGATAGCCAGGAGGCTCGATATAAGGGATGATGTTCTGTTGATAGGCGGTCTTGCCAACGACATCGGATTCATCGAGTCCATGAAGAGGGAGCTTGGAAAGGATGTTTACGTTCCCGAGGATTATCCTCCGGAGCTTGTTCCCGCAATAGGGGCGGCTCTTTCTGCAGTTCAGGGGGTGAGATGA
- the bzdQ gene encoding benzoyl-CoA reductase, bzd-type, subunit Q encodes MVSVQESEYWRWPETVWVDESRNWQDADVISCGIDLGSVSTQAVIMADGELYAYASMRTGTSSSASSEKALNAVLEKIGDMSREDIHYIVGTGYGRVSVPFANKTITEIACHGRGAVYVYGNTVRTVLDMGGQDLKAIKIDSRGKVINFLMNDKCAAGTGRGIEVVCDLLSVPITEVGDMSLKVEEEPEPVSTTCVVFAKSEILGLIRKGWNREMILAAFFNAVSSRVVELLERVGVEADFAITGGISKNVGVVRRIEIKLNMKALEPKVDPQLAGAIGAALFARALYIKSKK; translated from the coding sequence ATGGTTAGCGTTCAGGAGAGCGAATACTGGAGATGGCCAGAAACCGTCTGGGTGGACGAATCAAGGAACTGGCAGGATGCAGATGTGATAAGCTGCGGTATTGATCTCGGCTCGGTCAGCACCCAGGCAGTGATAATGGCCGATGGTGAACTTTACGCTTACGCCAGCATGAGAACCGGGACGAGCAGCAGTGCCAGCTCTGAAAAGGCACTCAATGCAGTCCTTGAAAAAATCGGGGATATGAGCAGAGAGGATATCCACTACATTGTCGGTACGGGCTATGGAAGGGTGAGCGTTCCCTTTGCGAACAAAACGATCACCGAGATCGCATGCCATGGAAGAGGTGCGGTGTACGTCTACGGCAACACCGTAAGGACCGTTCTCGACATGGGCGGTCAGGATCTGAAGGCCATAAAGATCGACAGCAGGGGCAAGGTGATAAACTTCCTGATGAACGACAAGTGTGCAGCCGGAACGGGAAGGGGCATCGAGGTGGTCTGTGATCTGCTCTCCGTTCCCATAACCGAAGTCGGTGACATGTCCCTGAAGGTTGAAGAGGAGCCCGAGCCTGTGAGCACAACGTGCGTCGTCTTTGCAAAGTCGGAGATCCTGGGACTTATAAGGAAGGGCTGGAACAGGGAAATGATACTCGCTGCGTTCTTCAATGCTGTGTCGAGCAGGGTTGTGGAGCTTCTTGAGAGAGTGGGAGTTGAGGCAGACTTTGCAATCACAGGCGGAATTTCGAAGAACGTCGGGGTTGTCAGGAGGATTGAGATCAAGCTGAACATGAAGGCACTCGAGCCGAAGGTCGATCCTCAGCTCGCAGGAGCAATCGGTGCAGCGCTTTTCGCAAGAGCGCTCTACATCAAATCCAAAAAATAA
- a CDS encoding 2Fe-2S iron-sulfur cluster-binding protein — protein sequence MGELRIRIDGREVSCESGKYLIEIALENGIYIPNLCYHPNISPATRFEGAEKVFRGSEIFEGNAGHYDGCGICVVEVNGKPVNSCEYVPQGGEDVVTDSDSLREERQRRLAEILANHPHVCITCEYRHGCDRIQCSFGNPVEERCCDLFPVCELRHLAEYVGVADHTPKYVFRDLPVVEEKLYRWNWNYCINCTRCVRACQEIREAGALSFTVIDGGVLVGRTAESDTQSGCKFCGVCVEVCPTGTVRDLKGRQKNRWRESISAKMLAPLHEAIPLSEENVEDVPEKAGVFRLFNESMEIVYIKGTENLKEELMNELGKAAFFDYVEDEMYTMKESEMIQEYLQKHGTMPPMNDEEDDLFDI from the coding sequence ATGGGGGAGCTACGCATAAGGATTGACGGCAGAGAGGTATCATGCGAATCCGGAAAATACCTCATCGAGATAGCTCTTGAGAACGGCATCTACATCCCAAACCTCTGTTATCATCCCAACATTTCGCCTGCTACACGTTTCGAAGGTGCTGAAAAGGTTTTCAGAGGTAGTGAGATTTTTGAGGGTAATGCGGGCCACTACGATGGCTGCGGGATATGTGTTGTGGAGGTTAACGGAAAACCGGTCAATTCGTGCGAATACGTTCCTCAGGGTGGGGAGGATGTTGTAACCGACAGCGATTCCCTCAGAGAGGAGAGGCAGAGGAGGCTTGCGGAAATTCTTGCCAATCATCCGCACGTCTGCATAACCTGTGAGTACAGGCACGGCTGCGACAGGATTCAGTGCAGCTTCGGAAACCCGGTTGAGGAGAGGTGCTGTGATCTGTTTCCTGTTTGCGAATTGAGACACCTCGCCGAGTATGTGGGAGTAGCAGACCACACGCCAAAATACGTTTTCAGGGACCTGCCCGTTGTGGAGGAAAAGCTTTACCGGTGGAACTGGAACTACTGCATAAACTGCACCAGATGCGTGAGGGCCTGTCAGGAAATCAGGGAAGCCGGGGCTTTGAGCTTCACCGTCATTGATGGTGGAGTGTTGGTGGGCAGAACCGCTGAGAGCGATACCCAGTCAGGGTGCAAGTTCTGCGGGGTGTGTGTTGAGGTGTGTCCCACCGGCACCGTCAGGGATCTGAAGGGCAGGCAGAAGAACAGGTGGAGAGAATCCATATCGGCCAAAATGCTTGCACCCCTGCATGAGGCGATCCCGCTGAGTGAAGAAAACGTTGAAGATGTCCCGGAAAAGGCCGGAGTTTTCAGGCTTTTCAACGAGTCGATGGAAATCGTTTACATAAAGGGGACGGAGAACCTGAAAGAAGAACTTATGAACGAGCTTGGAAAGGCCGCATTTTTCGATTATGTTGAGGACGAGATGTACACGATGAAGGAGAGCGAGATGATTCAGGAGTACCTCCAGAAACACGGGACAATGCCGCCCATGAATGACGAGGAGGATGACCTTTTCGACATCTGA
- a CDS encoding thiolase domain-containing protein: MSAGRRVGIVGVGCSKFGIRDDVTLQELAFEAVSEALSDASLTKDDIEMSVVGIAGTRSYELMPAVPINEYCGFAGRGPVRVEAACATGSAAVYTAYSSIASGMVDVAIAVGVEKMSEVDTPTSLAVGGRSGSYLWEFHQYGTTFPGYYAMHASAHMAEYGTTEEQMALVAVKNHRNAVHNKKAMFRKEISLEKALGLRYVAYPLRLFDCSAITDGSSAAILASEEKIRELGIDNAVWIEGVGFSSDTANMTRRESYTTLKATVKAGEMAYRMAGIDEPVKQLDVAAVHDCFTIAEIMAYEDLRFCRKGEGGKFVESGDSDFGGKLPVNTFGGLKAKGHPLGATGVAMFYEIVKQLRGEAGRLQADLKNHRGLTHNIGGTGHFGWVFVLGV; encoded by the coding sequence ATGTCTGCTGGAAGGAGGGTAGGAATCGTAGGCGTTGGCTGTTCAAAATTCGGTATCCGGGATGATGTGACGCTTCAGGAGCTTGCCTTTGAGGCCGTGAGCGAGGCCCTCAGTGACGCCTCTCTCACAAAAGACGATATCGAAATGAGTGTTGTGGGCATCGCTGGAACGAGGAGCTATGAGCTGATGCCCGCCGTTCCCATAAACGAGTACTGTGGGTTCGCCGGAAGAGGCCCGGTGAGGGTTGAGGCCGCATGCGCAACGGGAAGTGCGGCCGTTTACACGGCCTACTCAAGCATAGCATCCGGCATGGTGGATGTTGCCATAGCTGTGGGCGTGGAGAAGATGAGTGAGGTGGACACGCCGACCTCCCTCGCTGTTGGTGGCAGGAGCGGGAGCTACCTTTGGGAGTTCCACCAGTACGGGACAACATTTCCCGGATACTATGCGATGCACGCCTCCGCCCACATGGCCGAGTATGGAACAACTGAGGAGCAGATGGCTCTTGTTGCAGTTAAAAATCACAGAAATGCTGTTCACAACAAAAAGGCCATGTTCAGGAAGGAGATATCTCTTGAAAAGGCTTTGGGCTTGAGATACGTTGCTTACCCCCTGAGGCTCTTCGATTGCAGTGCGATTACTGACGGCTCCTCGGCGGCAATTCTCGCAAGTGAGGAGAAAATCAGAGAGCTTGGAATTGACAATGCTGTGTGGATTGAAGGCGTGGGCTTCAGCAGTGACACCGCCAACATGACCAGGAGGGAGAGCTACACCACGCTTAAAGCCACGGTGAAGGCAGGCGAGATGGCATACAGGATGGCCGGGATTGATGAGCCTGTCAAACAGCTCGATGTTGCAGCGGTCCACGACTGCTTCACCATTGCGGAGATTATGGCATACGAGGACCTGAGATTCTGCAGGAAGGGTGAGGGCGGGAAGTTCGTTGAGAGCGGCGATTCTGATTTCGGCGGAAAGCTTCCGGTTAACACGTTTGGAGGGCTTAAGGCAAAGGGTCACCCTCTTGGAGCCACGGGAGTTGCGATGTTTTACGAGATCGTGAAACAGCTGAGAGGTGAGGCGGGCAGGTTGCAGGCAGATCTGAAGAACCACAGAGGTCTGACGCACAACATTGGTGGCACCGGGCATTTTGGCTGGGTTTTCGTGCTGGGGGTGTGA
- a CDS encoding zinc ribbon domain-containing protein has protein sequence MGDERFTIESRQFVLRHRIPATKTERYWKGLEEGKIYATVCRNCGAAFSPPQTDCSSCYTSDMEWVEIEGDGVVEALTQIHSIPQGFEFKGEPYTIAVARFGAFRVMGWFEGDETLSVGEKVRAITGRDETGVWKVYFERVGD, from the coding sequence ATGGGTGATGAGAGGTTCACGATCGAAAGCAGACAGTTCGTTCTCAGACACAGGATTCCTGCCACAAAAACTGAAAGGTACTGGAAAGGGCTGGAGGAAGGAAAAATCTATGCCACCGTCTGCAGGAACTGCGGTGCGGCCTTCTCACCGCCCCAGACCGACTGCAGTTCATGCTACACTTCCGACATGGAATGGGTTGAGATCGAAGGAGATGGGGTTGTGGAGGCGTTAACTCAGATACACAGCATTCCTCAGGGATTTGAGTTTAAGGGTGAACCTTACACGATTGCCGTTGCGAGGTTCGGGGCTTTCAGGGTGATGGGGTGGTTTGAGGGCGATGAAACACTGAGTGTTGGTGAGAAAGTAAGGGCAATAACCGGCAGGGACGAAACGGGAGTCTGGAAGGTTTATTTTGAAAGGGTAGGTGATTGA
- a CDS encoding enoyl-CoA hydratase-related protein, protein MSSKSFERIRLDYDGDVAILTLNRPEKLNALDSKTRMELKQALDEVEQKARVLIITGSGKAFAAGADINELLQRTSLDSMEAAKLGSELFNRIEELDIPVIAAINGYALGGGCELAMACDIRIASRRAKFGQPEINLALIPGAGGTQRLPRLVGIGMAKKLILTGEIIDAETALRIGLVEEVVEEDRLMDRAAEIAEKIAEKSPVAVKFAKKAINSARSMSLPDGLKYELTLFSMLFSTHDAREGMRAFLEKRKPEFRGN, encoded by the coding sequence ATGAGCTCAAAAAGCTTTGAAAGAATAAGGCTTGATTATGATGGAGATGTGGCAATTTTAACGCTTAACAGGCCCGAAAAGCTAAATGCACTCGATTCAAAAACCAGGATGGAGCTGAAGCAGGCTCTGGACGAGGTCGAGCAAAAAGCGAGGGTCCTCATCATTACCGGATCGGGAAAGGCGTTCGCCGCAGGTGCGGACATAAATGAGCTTCTTCAGCGAACATCGCTTGACAGTATGGAGGCGGCAAAGCTCGGGAGTGAGCTGTTCAACCGGATTGAGGAGCTGGACATCCCTGTCATTGCAGCAATCAACGGTTACGCTCTTGGCGGAGGATGCGAACTTGCTATGGCATGCGATATAAGGATCGCAAGCAGGAGGGCAAAGTTCGGACAGCCCGAAATAAATCTCGCTCTGATTCCCGGAGCTGGAGGAACCCAGAGGCTGCCCAGGCTTGTGGGCATCGGGATGGCAAAAAAGCTGATCCTGACGGGGGAGATCATTGACGCCGAGACAGCCCTCAGAATCGGCCTTGTGGAGGAGGTCGTGGAGGAGGACAGGCTGATGGACAGGGCAGCAGAAATTGCAGAAAAGATCGCTGAAAAATCGCCAGTTGCGGTTAAGTTTGCCAAGAAGGCGATAAATTCTGCAAGATCAATGAGTCTTCCGGATGGTTTGAAGTACGAGCTAACACTCTTCTCGATGCTCTTCTCCACACACGATGCCAGGGAGGGCATGAGAGCGTTTCTTGAGAAGAGGAAGCCCGAATTCAGGGGGAATTGA